The Mycobacterium seoulense genome has a window encoding:
- the argS gene encoding arginine--tRNA ligase, with translation MTPADLAELLRTTASAVLAEHSLDAAALPATVTVERPRNPEHGDYASNLALQLGKKVGANPRELAGWLAEALSRADGVASAEVAGPGFINLRLEASAQAKIIDAVIDAGDTFGHSDALAGHKINLEFVSANPTGPIHIGGTRWAAVGDALGRLLTTQGADVLREYYFNDHGTQIDRFAGSLIAAANGEPTPEDGYAGAYINDIAAQVLQKAPDALSLPDAEMHETFREIGVDLMFTHIKESLHEFGTDFDVYTHEDSMHTSGRVDQAIARLRDTGNIYEKDGATWLRTSAFGDDKDRVVIKSDGKPAYIAGDIAYYLDKRQRGFDLCIYMLGADHHGYIARLKAVAAAFGDDPARVEVLIGQMVNLVRDGAPVRMSKRAGTVITLDDLVEAIGVDAARYSLIRSSVDTPIDIDLALWSSASNENPVYYVQYAHARLSALARNAAELGLIPDTGHLELLTHDKEGTLLRSIGEFPRVLKTAAALREPHRVCRYLEDLAGDYHRFYDSCRVLPQGDERPTDLHTARLALCQATRQVIANGLTILGVTAPERM, from the coding sequence GTGACCCCCGCTGACCTCGCTGAGCTGCTCAGAACCACCGCGTCCGCGGTGCTGGCCGAGCACTCGCTGGATGCTGCCGCCCTACCGGCGACGGTCACCGTGGAGCGGCCCCGCAACCCCGAGCACGGCGACTACGCCAGCAACCTGGCGCTGCAGCTGGGCAAGAAGGTCGGCGCCAACCCTCGGGAGTTGGCCGGCTGGTTGGCCGAGGCGCTGTCACGGGCCGACGGCGTCGCGTCGGCGGAGGTGGCCGGCCCCGGCTTCATCAACCTGCGCCTCGAGGCGTCGGCGCAGGCCAAGATCATCGACGCCGTGATCGACGCCGGCGACACCTTCGGTCACTCCGACGCGCTGGCCGGCCACAAGATCAACCTCGAGTTCGTCTCGGCCAACCCCACCGGACCGATCCACATCGGCGGCACCCGGTGGGCCGCCGTCGGCGATGCGCTCGGCCGGCTGCTGACCACCCAGGGCGCCGACGTCCTGCGCGAGTACTACTTCAACGACCACGGCACCCAGATCGACCGCTTCGCCGGCTCGCTGATCGCCGCCGCCAACGGTGAACCGACGCCCGAGGACGGCTACGCCGGCGCCTACATCAACGACATCGCCGCGCAGGTGCTGCAGAAGGCGCCCGACGCACTGAGCCTGCCCGACGCCGAGATGCACGAGACGTTCCGCGAAATCGGTGTCGACCTGATGTTCACCCACATCAAGGAGTCGTTGCACGAGTTCGGCACCGACTTCGACGTCTACACCCACGAAGACTCGATGCACACCAGCGGCCGCGTCGACCAGGCCATCGCCCGGCTGCGCGACACCGGCAACATCTACGAGAAGGATGGCGCAACCTGGTTGCGCACCAGCGCCTTCGGTGACGACAAGGACCGCGTCGTGATCAAGAGCGACGGCAAGCCGGCCTACATCGCCGGTGACATCGCCTACTACCTGGACAAGCGGCAGCGCGGCTTCGACCTGTGCATCTACATGCTCGGCGCCGATCACCACGGGTATATCGCGCGGCTCAAGGCCGTGGCCGCCGCCTTCGGCGACGACCCGGCGAGGGTCGAGGTGCTCATCGGACAAATGGTCAACCTGGTCCGCGACGGCGCGCCGGTCCGGATGAGCAAGCGGGCCGGAACCGTGATCACGCTCGACGACCTGGTGGAGGCGATCGGGGTGGACGCGGCGCGCTACAGCCTGATCCGTTCCTCGGTCGACACCCCGATCGACATCGATCTGGCCCTGTGGTCCTCGGCGTCGAATGAAAACCCGGTCTACTACGTGCAATACGCGCACGCCCGGCTGTCGGCACTGGCCCGCAACGCCGCCGAACTGGGCCTGATCCCCGACACCGGGCATCTCGAGCTGCTCACCCACGACAAGGAGGGGACGCTGCTGCGCAGCATCGGTGAATTCCCCCGCGTGCTGAAAACGGCTGCCGCCCTGCGTGAACCGCACCGGGTATGCCGCTACCTGGAAGACCTGGCCGGTGACTACCACCGGTTCTACGACTCCTGCCGGGTGCTGCCCCAGGGCGATGAACGGCCCACCGACCTGCACACCGCGCGCCTGGCGCTGTGCCAGGCCACCCGCCAGGTCATCGCCAACGGGCTGACGATCCTCGGTGTCACCGCTCCGGAGCGAATGTGA
- the lysA gene encoding diaminopimelate decarboxylase, whose amino-acid sequence MNVHPAGPRHAEETRHPDSAPRPQSPDELLRLASNVWPRNIVRGDTGVVSLAGIPVTQLAQEYGTPLFVVDEDDFRSRCRELAKAFGGGANVCYAAKAFLCSEVARWVDEEGLSLDVSTGGELAVALHADFPPERITFHGNNKSAAELTAAVKAGVGRIVLDSMIEIERLDTIAADAGIVQDVYVRLTVGVEAHTHEFISTAHEDQKFGLSVSSGAAMAAVRRVFATDHLRLVGLHSHIGSQIFDVDGFEVAAHRVIGLLHQIVDEFGVDKTRQISTVDLGGGLGISYVGTDDPPPVSELAAKLTAIVGNESAAVGLPTPRLVVEPGRAIAGPGTITLYEVGTVKDVDVSSTAQRRYVSVDGGMSDNIRTALYDAQYDARLVSRASDAPATLARIVGKHCESGDIVVRDAWVPDDLGPGDLLGIAATGAYCYSLSSRYNMICRPAVVAVRAGRSRLILRRETVDDLLSLEVR is encoded by the coding sequence GTGAACGTGCACCCCGCGGGTCCCCGGCACGCCGAAGAAACCCGGCACCCCGATAGCGCGCCGCGACCGCAATCTCCCGACGAGCTGCTGCGGCTGGCGTCGAATGTCTGGCCCCGCAACATCGTTCGCGGCGATACCGGGGTGGTCAGCCTCGCCGGTATCCCGGTGACGCAGCTCGCCCAGGAGTACGGCACACCGTTGTTCGTCGTCGACGAGGACGACTTCCGCTCCCGCTGCCGCGAACTCGCGAAGGCCTTCGGCGGCGGAGCCAACGTGTGCTACGCGGCGAAGGCCTTCCTGTGCAGCGAGGTCGCCCGGTGGGTCGACGAGGAGGGACTGTCGCTGGACGTGTCCACCGGCGGCGAGCTCGCCGTCGCGCTGCACGCCGACTTCCCCCCGGAGCGAATCACCTTCCACGGCAACAACAAGTCGGCCGCGGAACTGACCGCGGCGGTCAAAGCCGGTGTGGGCCGCATCGTCTTGGACTCGATGATCGAAATCGAGCGCCTCGACACGATCGCGGCCGACGCCGGCATCGTTCAGGACGTCTACGTCCGCCTCACGGTCGGGGTCGAGGCGCACACGCACGAGTTCATCTCGACCGCACACGAGGACCAGAAGTTCGGGCTTTCGGTGTCCAGCGGAGCGGCGATGGCCGCGGTGCGCCGGGTGTTCGCCACCGATCATCTGCGCCTGGTGGGGCTGCACAGCCACATCGGCTCCCAGATCTTCGACGTCGACGGCTTCGAGGTCGCCGCGCATCGCGTCATCGGGCTGCTGCACCAGATCGTCGACGAATTCGGGGTGGACAAGACGCGTCAGATCTCGACCGTGGATCTCGGTGGCGGACTCGGGATTTCGTACGTGGGCACCGACGACCCGCCGCCGGTGTCCGAGCTGGCGGCCAAGCTGACGGCGATCGTCGGCAACGAGTCGGCGGCGGTGGGGCTGCCCACCCCGAGGCTGGTGGTCGAGCCCGGGCGCGCGATCGCCGGGCCGGGGACCATCACGCTGTATGAGGTGGGCACCGTCAAGGATGTCGACGTGAGCAGCACGGCGCAGCGCCGCTACGTCAGCGTCGACGGCGGCATGAGCGACAACATCCGCACCGCGCTCTACGACGCGCAGTACGACGCCCGGCTGGTCTCGCGGGCGAGCGACGCACCGGCGACCCTGGCCCGGATCGTCGGAAAGCACTGCGAGAGCGGTGACATCGTGGTGCGCGACGCCTGGGTGCCCGACGACCTGGGGCCCGGTGACCTGCTCGGGATCGCGGCGACCGGGGCGTACTGCTATTCGCTGTCGAGCCGGTACAACATGATCTGCCGGCCGGCCGTGGTGGCGGTGCGGGCGGGCCGGTCCCGCCTGATCCTGCGCCGCGAGACGGTTGACGATCTATTGAGTCTGGAAGTGAGGTGA
- a CDS encoding cytochrome P450, whose product MLPDFFAEDRSELWDALRKRGPVVFIEDSVFVNGYCLTRADDVLAALRNPEVFSHNAVDRPDHARWRAILQPLLSSAAVKQMQPALQAQAAAIVEAVAAQGSCEVIADVAEPFAAQVLLTVLGLPPQDGHRLLRWEKALWAIQRASLTAVTGVPFADLVQKVEMLAYLAEGFAQRRANPDIAGVMSGLVAGDDGFDDADACAVVEMLIAAGITPFRSAVGFVFRDLARDPRLCASLRENPAGIEGFVEDVLRREPPAPVIIRRAAQNVTVAGVEIPAGAWVGLCVGAAIQEDMAAGHGSRADYWAFGGGPHRCVAVSLAKTALTVLVSEWLRSIPAFGLDAESVPPVILEEAVRLSSLPLRWH is encoded by the coding sequence TTGCTGCCTGATTTCTTCGCAGAGGATCGCAGCGAGCTTTGGGACGCGCTGCGCAAGCGCGGGCCGGTCGTGTTTATCGAGGACAGCGTGTTTGTGAATGGCTATTGCCTCACCCGCGCCGATGACGTGCTCGCGGCGCTGCGTAACCCGGAAGTGTTTTCGCATAACGCTGTGGATCGGCCGGACCATGCGCGTTGGCGCGCAATCCTGCAGCCGCTATTGAGTTCCGCCGCGGTGAAACAGATGCAACCCGCGTTGCAAGCTCAGGCCGCGGCGATCGTCGAAGCCGTGGCCGCGCAGGGCAGTTGTGAGGTGATCGCCGATGTTGCGGAGCCGTTCGCGGCTCAAGTTCTTCTCACAGTGTTGGGGTTGCCGCCGCAAGACGGGCATAGGTTGCTGCGCTGGGAGAAAGCGCTGTGGGCGATCCAGCGGGCGTCTCTGACCGCGGTCACAGGTGTCCCTTTCGCGGATTTGGTGCAAAAAGTTGAGATGCTCGCCTATTTGGCGGAGGGTTTCGCGCAGCGCCGCGCCAACCCTGATATTGCGGGCGTGATGTCCGGGTTGGTTGCCGGTGACGATGGGTTCGACGATGCTGACGCGTGCGCGGTAGTTGAGATGCTGATCGCTGCGGGCATTACGCCGTTTAGGAGCGCGGTGGGTTTCGTGTTTCGTGACCTTGCCCGGGACCCGCGGCTATGCGCTTCGCTGCGCGAAAACCCCGCAGGAATTGAGGGATTCGTCGAAGACGTGCTGCGCCGCGAGCCGCCGGCCCCGGTGATTATCCGCAGGGCCGCGCAGAACGTCACCGTGGCGGGTGTCGAGATACCGGCAGGTGCCTGGGTCGGGCTGTGCGTAGGGGCGGCCATCCAAGAAGACATGGCGGCCGGCCACGGGTCGCGGGCGGACTACTGGGCGTTCGGCGGGGGCCCGCACCGCTGTGTGGCCGTCAGTCTGGCGAAAACAGCGTTGACCGTGTTGGTCAGCGAATGGTTACGCTCTATCCCCGCCTTCGGATTAGATGCTGAGTCCGTGCCGCCGGTTATCCTCGAGGAGGCGGTCCGGCTGTCGAGTTTGCCGCTGCGCTGGCATTAA
- the thrB gene encoding homoserine kinase, with product MLPAGLVASAVVSASSANLGPGFDSIGLALSLSDEIVVETTDSGLVVLVEGESAEQVPLGPEHLVVRAVECGLRAMGVRAAGLVVRCRNAIPHSRGLGSSAAAVVGGLAAANGLVAQVDSSEPLSDAQLIQLSSEFEGHPDNAAAAVLGGAIVSWIDNSGDRPRYSAVSVRLHPDIHLYCAIPQERSLTAETRVLLPAHVSHDDARFNVSRAALLVVALTDRPDLLMPATEDVLHQPQRAPAMPASAEYLRLLRRNNVAATLSGAGPALIALSTEPELPAEVVEYGATNGFALTEMTAGERVRWSPGVKVPG from the coding sequence CTGCTGCCCGCCGGGCTGGTGGCCAGCGCCGTGGTGTCGGCGTCCAGCGCCAACCTCGGTCCCGGTTTCGACAGCATCGGTCTGGCGTTGAGCCTGAGCGACGAGATCGTCGTGGAGACAACGGATTCCGGCCTGGTCGTGCTCGTCGAGGGGGAGAGCGCCGAGCAGGTACCGCTGGGCCCCGAACACCTGGTGGTGCGCGCCGTCGAATGCGGCCTGCGGGCCATGGGCGTCCGCGCCGCGGGCCTGGTGGTTCGCTGCCGCAACGCCATCCCGCACTCCCGCGGGCTGGGTTCGTCCGCCGCCGCCGTGGTCGGTGGCCTGGCTGCCGCGAATGGCCTTGTGGCACAGGTGGATTCGTCGGAACCGTTGAGCGACGCGCAGCTGATCCAGCTGTCCTCGGAGTTCGAGGGTCATCCCGACAACGCCGCGGCCGCGGTGCTCGGCGGTGCGATCGTGTCCTGGATCGACAACTCCGGCGACCGGCCCCGGTATTCGGCGGTGTCGGTGCGGCTCCACCCCGACATCCACCTGTACTGCGCGATACCCCAGGAGCGCTCCCTGACCGCGGAAACCCGGGTGCTGCTGCCCGCCCACGTCAGCCACGACGACGCCCGGTTCAACGTCAGCCGCGCGGCCTTGCTGGTGGTAGCGCTGACCGACCGCCCGGACCTGCTCATGCCGGCCACCGAGGATGTGCTTCACCAACCGCAGCGCGCGCCGGCGATGCCGGCCTCCGCGGAATATTTGCGGCTGCTTCGGCGTAATAACGTGGCAGCGACACTTTCGGGGGCCGGTCCGGCACTGATCGCGCTGAGCACGGAGCCGGAGTTGCCTGCGGAAGTGGTGGAGTACGGGGCCACGAACGGATTTGCCCTCACTGAGATGACCGCCGGCGAACGAGTTCGCTGGAGCCCGGGAGTCAAAGTCCCCGGTTGA
- the thrC gene encoding threonine synthase, protein MSVPRTAVHQPWPGLIAAYRDRLPVGDDWTPVTLLEGGTPLIAATRLSEKTGCTVHLKVEGLNPTGSFKDRGMTMAVTDALARGQQAVLCASTGNTSASAAAYAARAGITCAVLIPQGKIAMGKLAQAVMHGAKIIQIDGNFDDCLELARKMAADFPTIALVNSVNPVRIEGQKTAAFEIVDALGTAPDVHALPVGNAGNITAYWKGYTEYHHDGVIDKLPRMLGTQAAGAAPLVHGAPVKHPETIATAIRIGAPASWAAAVNAQQQSNGRFLAATDEEILAAYHLVAESEGVFVEPASAASIAGLLKAVDDGWVARGSTVVCTVTGNGLKDPDTALRDMPTVSALPVDPVLVVEKLGLA, encoded by the coding sequence ATGAGCGTTCCGCGCACCGCCGTGCACCAGCCGTGGCCGGGATTGATCGCGGCCTACCGCGACCGGCTGCCGGTGGGCGACGACTGGACCCCGGTCACCCTGCTCGAGGGCGGTACCCCGCTGATCGCAGCCACCCGCCTCTCGGAAAAGACCGGCTGCACGGTTCATCTCAAGGTCGAGGGCCTCAACCCGACGGGCTCGTTCAAGGACCGGGGCATGACCATGGCGGTCACTGACGCACTGGCGCGCGGCCAGCAGGCCGTGCTGTGCGCCTCGACGGGCAACACCTCGGCGTCGGCGGCCGCGTACGCAGCTCGCGCCGGGATCACCTGTGCGGTGCTCATCCCGCAGGGCAAGATCGCGATGGGCAAGTTGGCGCAGGCCGTCATGCACGGCGCCAAGATCATCCAGATCGACGGCAACTTCGACGACTGCCTGGAACTGGCTCGCAAGATGGCCGCCGACTTCCCGACGATCGCACTGGTCAACTCCGTCAACCCGGTGCGTATCGAGGGCCAGAAAACGGCCGCGTTCGAGATCGTCGACGCGCTGGGCACCGCGCCGGACGTGCACGCCCTCCCGGTGGGCAACGCGGGCAACATCACCGCGTACTGGAAGGGCTACACCGAGTACCACCACGACGGCGTGATCGACAAGTTGCCCCGCATGCTGGGCACTCAGGCGGCCGGTGCGGCGCCACTGGTGCACGGCGCCCCGGTCAAGCATCCCGAAACGATCGCGACCGCCATCCGCATCGGTGCCCCCGCGTCGTGGGCGGCCGCCGTCAACGCGCAGCAGCAGTCCAACGGGCGTTTCCTGGCCGCCACCGACGAAGAGATCCTGGCCGCCTACCACCTGGTGGCCGAGAGCGAAGGCGTCTTCGTCGAGCCGGCGTCGGCGGCCAGCATCGCGGGCCTGCTCAAGGCGGTCGACGACGGTTGGGTGGCGCGCGGGTCGACGGTGGTGTGCACGGTCACCGGCAACGGCCTCAAGGATCCCGACACCGCGCTGAGGGACATGCCAACCGTGTCCGCGCTGCCGGTCGATCCGGTGCTCGTCGTCGAGAAGCTGGGGCTTGCGTAG
- the rho gene encoding transcription termination factor Rho yields the protein MTDTDLFTADASADSNDVPNAVTPDTSDVKTDAPVGSLSTMVLPELRALANQVGVKGTSGMRKNELIAAIKEIRGQSNGTSAPAAPEDSGKSDAAGADAPPAQDHQNGSTTEAPRRERRSASREPGSARTGDDADGERPRNREGAATREDDTRQGGKRENRGDERGQDGGSDQSGDQQGSGGQQSRGGSNQQDDDGEGRQGRRGRRFRDRRRRGERSGEGGDTELREDDVVQPVAGILDVLDNYAFVRTSGYLAGPHDVYVSMNMVRKNGLRRGDAVTGAVRVPKDGEQPNQRQKFNPLVRLDSVNGGPVEDAKKRPDFSKLTPLYPNQRLRLETTPDRLTTRVIDLIMPIGKGQRALIVSPPKAGKTTILQDIANAITRNNPECHLMVVLVDERPEEVTDMTRSVKGEVIASTFDRPPSDHTSVAELAIERAKRLVEQGKDVVVLLDSITRLGRAYNNASPASGRILSGGVDSTALYPPKRFLGAARNIEEGGSLTIIATAMVETGSTGDTVIFEEFKGTGNAELKLDRKISERRVFPAVDVNPSGTRKDELLLSPDEFGIVHKLRRVLSGLDSHQAIDLLMSQLRKTKTNYEFLVQVSKTTPGSMDND from the coding sequence GTGACCGATACGGACCTGTTCACGGCTGACGCGAGCGCCGACAGCAATGACGTGCCGAACGCCGTGACCCCAGACACATCCGACGTCAAAACCGATGCCCCGGTTGGCTCTCTGTCAACCATGGTGCTTCCCGAACTGCGCGCGCTGGCTAACCAGGTCGGCGTCAAGGGGACGTCGGGCATGCGCAAGAACGAACTCATCGCCGCCATAAAGGAAATCAGGGGACAATCCAACGGGACATCGGCCCCTGCCGCCCCCGAGGACAGTGGCAAGTCCGACGCCGCCGGCGCTGACGCACCGCCCGCCCAGGACCACCAGAACGGTTCGACGACCGAGGCCCCCCGCCGCGAACGGCGCAGCGCCTCCCGCGAGCCGGGGTCGGCCCGCACCGGCGACGATGCGGATGGCGAGCGGCCACGCAACCGTGAGGGCGCGGCCACCCGCGAGGACGACACCCGCCAGGGCGGCAAACGCGAGAACCGGGGCGACGAGCGCGGCCAGGACGGCGGGAGCGACCAGAGCGGCGACCAGCAGGGCTCGGGCGGCCAGCAATCCCGTGGCGGCTCGAACCAGCAGGACGACGACGGCGAGGGCCGTCAGGGCCGGCGCGGCCGCCGCTTCCGCGACCGCAGGCGGCGCGGTGAGCGCTCCGGCGAGGGCGGCGACACCGAGCTGCGGGAAGACGACGTCGTGCAGCCGGTCGCCGGAATCCTTGACGTCCTCGACAATTACGCGTTCGTCCGCACCTCCGGCTACCTGGCCGGCCCGCACGACGTCTACGTGTCGATGAACATGGTGCGCAAGAACGGCCTGCGCCGCGGTGACGCCGTGACCGGTGCGGTTCGCGTGCCGAAGGACGGCGAACAGCCCAACCAGCGCCAGAAGTTCAATCCGCTGGTCCGCCTGGACAGCGTCAACGGCGGTCCGGTCGAGGACGCGAAGAAGCGCCCGGACTTCAGCAAGCTGACGCCGCTCTACCCCAATCAGCGGCTTCGCCTGGAAACCACACCCGACCGGTTGACCACCCGGGTCATCGACCTGATCATGCCGATCGGTAAGGGCCAGCGCGCCCTGATCGTGTCGCCGCCCAAGGCGGGTAAGACGACGATCCTGCAGGACATCGCCAACGCGATCACCCGGAACAACCCGGAATGCCACCTCATGGTCGTGCTCGTCGATGAGCGGCCCGAGGAGGTCACCGACATGACGCGCTCGGTCAAGGGTGAGGTCATCGCCTCGACCTTCGACCGGCCGCCATCGGACCACACCTCGGTCGCCGAGCTGGCCATCGAACGGGCCAAGCGCCTGGTCGAGCAGGGCAAGGACGTCGTGGTGCTGCTCGACTCGATCACCCGCCTGGGCCGCGCCTACAACAACGCGTCGCCCGCGTCGGGCCGGATCCTGTCCGGTGGTGTCGACTCCACCGCCCTGTACCCGCCGAAGCGGTTCCTGGGTGCCGCCCGAAACATCGAGGAAGGCGGGTCGCTGACGATCATCGCCACCGCGATGGTCGAGACCGGGTCCACCGGTGACACCGTCATCTTCGAGGAGTTCAAGGGCACCGGTAACGCCGAGCTGAAACTGGATCGCAAGATCTCCGAGCGGCGGGTCTTCCCGGCGGTCGACGTGAACCCCTCCGGCACCCGTAAGGACGAGCTGTTGCTGTCGCCGGACGAGTTCGGCATCGTGCACAAGCTGCGCCGGGTGCTGTCGGGTCTGGATTCCCACCAGGCCATCGACCTGCTGATGTCGCAGTTGCGCAAGACGAAGACCAACTACGAGTTCCTGGTGCAGGTCTCCAAGACCACACCGGGATCCATGGACAACGACTGA
- a CDS encoding homoserine dehydrogenase gives MPRDEKPVGVAVLGFGNVGSEVVRIIEDSAEDLAARIGAPLVLRGVGVRRVAADRGVPIELLTDNIEELVSREDVDIVLELMGPVEPARKAILRALEHGKSVVTANKALLATSTGELAQAAENAHVDLYFEAAVAGAIPVIRPLTQSLAGDTVLRVAGIVNGTTNYILSAMDSTGADYQTALAEASALGYAEADPTADVEGYDAAAKAAILASIAFHTRVTADDVYREGITKITPADFASARALGCTIKLLSICERITGDDGQERVSARVYPALVPLSHPLATVSGAFNAVVVEAKAAGRLMFYGQGAGGAPTASAVTGDLVMAARNRVLGSRGPKESKYAQLPIAPMGLISTRYYVSMNVADKPGVLSTVAAEFAKREVSIAEVRQEGVVDEGGRRVGARVVVVTHSATDAALSETVDALADLDVVQGVTSVLRLEETGS, from the coding sequence GTGCCCCGTGACGAAAAGCCGGTGGGCGTAGCGGTACTCGGGTTCGGCAACGTCGGAAGCGAAGTCGTCCGAATCATCGAGGACAGCGCTGAGGACCTCGCGGCCCGTATCGGCGCGCCCTTGGTGTTGCGCGGCGTGGGAGTGCGGCGGGTCGCCGCCGACCGCGGCGTTCCGATCGAGCTGCTCACCGACAACATCGAGGAACTCGTCTCCCGCGAAGACGTCGACATCGTCTTGGAGTTGATGGGGCCGGTGGAACCGGCCCGCAAGGCCATCCTGCGCGCGCTCGAGCACGGCAAATCCGTCGTCACGGCGAACAAGGCGCTCCTGGCGACCTCCACCGGTGAACTGGCGCAGGCAGCCGAAAACGCCCACGTCGACCTGTATTTCGAGGCGGCGGTCGCCGGTGCCATCCCGGTCATCCGCCCGCTCACGCAGTCCCTGGCGGGCGACACGGTGCTGCGGGTCGCCGGCATCGTCAACGGCACCACCAACTACATCCTGTCCGCGATGGACAGCACCGGCGCCGACTACCAGACCGCCCTGGCCGAGGCGAGCGCGCTGGGCTACGCCGAGGCCGATCCCACCGCCGACGTCGAGGGCTACGACGCCGCGGCCAAGGCCGCGATCCTGGCATCGATCGCCTTCCACACCCGAGTGACCGCCGACGACGTCTATCGCGAGGGCATCACCAAGATCACGCCCGCCGACTTCGCCTCCGCGCGGGCGCTGGGTTGCACCATCAAGCTGCTGTCCATCTGCGAGCGCATCACGGGCGACGATGGGCAGGAACGGGTCTCGGCGCGCGTCTACCCGGCCCTGGTGCCGCTGTCGCACCCGTTGGCCACGGTCAGCGGGGCGTTCAACGCGGTCGTGGTCGAGGCCAAGGCCGCCGGCCGGCTGATGTTCTACGGCCAGGGCGCCGGGGGCGCGCCCACCGCCTCCGCGGTCACCGGCGACCTGGTGATGGCCGCCCGCAACCGGGTGTTGGGCAGCCGCGGGCCGAAGGAATCCAAGTATGCCCAGCTTCCCATCGCCCCCATGGGTCTGATCTCCACCCGCTACTACGTCAGCATGAACGTCGCCGACAAGCCCGGCGTGTTGTCGACGGTGGCGGCCGAGTTCGCCAAGCGCGAGGTGAGCATCGCCGAGGTCCGCCAGGAGGGCGTGGTTGACGAAGGCGGGCGGCGGGTGGGGGCCCGCGTCGTGGTGGTCACCCACAGCGCCACCGACGCCGCGCTGTCCGAAACCGTCGATGCCCTGGCGGATTTGGATGTCGTGCAGGGCGTCACCAGTGTGCTGCGACTGGAAGAGACGGGCTCATGA